The Saccharothrix variisporea genome has a segment encoding these proteins:
- a CDS encoding YciI family protein translates to MAKYLVLIYGDEQIWESMSEQERKDNEAAHGKFVAAAGDAVLGGHELMSTTTATSLRGRATGEPTTTDGPFLETKEALGGFYLIEAPDLDAAIALAKLLPEVSVSHSGVEIRPIVEAG, encoded by the coding sequence ATGGCGAAGTACCTGGTCCTGATCTACGGCGACGAACAGATCTGGGAGTCGATGTCGGAACAGGAGCGCAAGGACAACGAGGCGGCGCACGGCAAGTTCGTCGCCGCGGCCGGCGACGCCGTCCTCGGTGGTCACGAGCTGATGTCGACGACGACGGCGACGAGCCTGCGCGGCCGCGCGACCGGTGAGCCGACGACGACCGATGGCCCGTTCCTGGAGACCAAGGAGGCGCTGGGCGGCTTCTACCTGATCGAGGCGCCCGACCTGGACGCGGCGATCGCGCTGGCCAAGCTGCTGCCGGAGGTCTCGGTGTCGCACAGCGGGGTCGAG